From a single Candoia aspera isolate rCanAsp1 chromosome 2, rCanAsp1.hap2, whole genome shotgun sequence genomic region:
- the LOC134492429 gene encoding afadin- and alpha-actinin-binding protein B-like encodes MNAEEKMEPLSIPATPTAELLADEQCFIGKYICELGFASAESAVSPARFTDSLEPQGSLHDLDNIVCWSDNVDYCISYLNKEFVALGFPALYKDDGSGDGIEHGFDALELVNGACRLLNLYQSASSKLADMETEEMRWDGELDFLREQQGKLKERAEALEREIAAGQNKEQQLQSKNKHLNDMLKEEKEEVTKLLSSLANQKNQHGHEMKRKEQELLRLKDKMSQILTDKKDKRGTIEILNVLPRTHGKRATWKTGRSLGRKEEELYRIQLAKQEQREEGLASENAKLKLLLNEVNQDLEQMLATDGGNARGTEQSCPYKSFQEQWSTLRNTIKALHSQDVGCQMSNGDGQNPVVIVTYHDKEIMKLKKEIEESRELIVLQQECLQEQLMAASSSELPAYLKGSYFLEEQQQLQEERDLFEEQKQTFEVERKNFTEAAIRLGWERKRFEEQKALFLKQEFLNSLSKLDRRNTKWRLSAPLPLGEEQDCEESPRLKKWARPICTPYPKFLITPCCTPTDIFRRKQLSCKTGSPVICKEQILSDNWPNSPQQLSKRRESYQHTACQTEMAVKDDLQDDCLDHFLNSFF; translated from the exons ATGAATGCTGAGGAGAAAATGGAACCTTTGAGCATCCCAGCCACACCAACAGCAGAGCTGTTAGCTG ATGAACAGTGCTTCATAGGCAAGTATATATGTGAGCTGGGCTTTGCATCAGCTGAATCTGCCGTCAGTCCAGCCCGCTTCACTGACTCTTTGGAGCCACAGGGAAGCCTTCATGACTTAGACAATATTGTCTGCTGGAGTGATAATGTGGATTACTGTATCTCCTACCTCAATAAG GAGTTCgtagccctgggattccctgccCTTTATAAGGATGATGGTTCTGGAGATGGTATCGAGCACGGCTTTGATGCCCTGGAATTGGTTAATGGTGCTTGCAGGCTGCTGAACCTGTATCAAAGTGCATCATCCAAGCTAGCTGACATGGAGACAGAGGAGATGCGGTGGGATGGAGAGCTGGATTTTCTGAGGGAACAGCAGGGTAAACTCAAG GAACGGGCGGAAGCCCTTGAAAGGGAAATTGCAGCTGGGCAGAATAAGGAACAGCAgcttcaaagcaaaaataaacatttgaatgatatgctgaaagaagaaaaggaggag GTCACCAAGCTCCTCAGTTCTCTGGCTAACCAGAAGAACCAGCATGGCCATGAAATGAAGAGAAAGGAGCAAGAACTGCTTCGACTGAAAGACAAGATGAGCCAGATTTTAACTGACAAGAAAGACAAGAGGGGGA CAATTGAAATTCTCAATGTCCTTCCTCGGACTCATGGCAAGAGGGCCACCTGGAAAACTGGGAGATCCCTGGGCAG AAAGGAGGAAGAACTGTACCGCATCCAATTGGCCAAGCAGGAACAACGGGAAGAGGGGCTGGCTTCTGAGAATGCCAAATTGAAACTGCTCCTGAATGAAGTGAACCAAGACTTGGAGCAGATGCTGGCCACCGATGGGGGCAATGCCAGA GGCACAGAGCAAAGTTGTCCATACAAGTCCTTCCAGGAACAGTGGAGCACGCTCAGGAATACCATAAAAGCTCTTCATAGCCAAG ATGTGGGTTGCCAAATGTCCAATGGTGATGGGCAAAACCCTGTCGTCATTGTGACGTACCATGACAAGGAAATAATGAAACTAAAGAAAGAGATTGAGGAGAGCCGAGAGCTGATTGTGCTGCAGCAGGAGTGTTTACAG GAGCAACTGATGGCTGCCTCCAGTTCAGAGTTGCCTGCCTACCTGAAGGGCTCTTACTTCTTAGAGGAACAGCAGCAGCTACAGGAGGAGCGAGATCTGTTTGAGGAGCAGAAACAGACATTTGAAGTGGAACGGAAGAACTTCACTGAAGCAGCCATTCGGCTGGGATGGGAG AGGAAACGATTTGAAGAACAGAAGGCTCTGTTCCTGAAGCAAGAATTCTTGAATTCATTGTCAAAGTTAGATAGGAGAAATACTAAGTGGCGGCTTTCTGCCCCACTTCCTCTTGGAGAAGAACAAG ACTGTGAAGAGTCACCCAGACTAAAAAAGTGGGCCAGACCCATCTGTACACCGTACCCCAAGTTTCTTATCACGCCATGCTGCACCCCAACAGACATCTTTAGAAGAAAACAGCTTTCCTGTAAAACTGGTAGCCCTGTAATATGCAAGGAGCAAATTCTTTCAGACAACTG GCCAAATTCTCCCCAACAGCTCAGCAAAAGAAGGGAAAGCTACCAACACACGGCTTGCCAAACAGAAATGGCTGTGAAGGATGATCTCCAGGATGATTGTTTGGATCACTTCCTCAACAGCTTCTTCTAG
- the CLPP gene encoding ATP-dependent Clp protease proteolytic subunit, mitochondrial encodes MLQRIVHPVRLGCHILSLSRSLHQTPRGHIPLIPIVVEQTGRGERAYDIYSRLLRERIVCVMGPIDDGIASLVIAQLLFLQSESNKKPIHMYINSPGGAVTSGLAIYDTMQYILNPICTWCVGQAASMGSLLLAAGSPGMRHSLPNSRIMIHQPSGGARGQATDIAIQAEEILKLKKQINSIYAKHTKQNLDVIEAAMERDRYMSPVEAQEFGILDKVLVHPPHDGEDEPELVQKETPPAPSVSPSLAEP; translated from the exons ATGCTGCAAAGAATAGTG CACCCCGTACGGCTGGGATGCCACATCCTCTCTTTGTCCCGGAGCCTCCATCAAACTCCCAGGGGTCACATTCCCCTCATCCCTATTGTAGTGGAACAGACG GGCCGTGGTGAGCGAGCCTATGACATCTACTCTCGGCTTTTGAGAGAGCGCATTGTCTGTGTGATGGGCCCG ATTGATGATGGCATTGCAAGCTTGGTCATTGCACAACTGCTTTTCTTGCAGTCAGAGAGCAATAAGAAGCCCATCCACATGTACATAAACAGTCCGG GTGGTGCAGTGACATCAGGATTAGCTATTTATGACACCATGCAGTACATCCTGAACCCTATTTGCACATGGTGTGTGGGGCAGGCAGCTAGCATGGGCTCTCTGCTGCTGGCTGCAGGATCACCAGGCATGCGCCACTCCCTGCCGAACTCCCGCATCATGATCCATCAGCCCTCAGGTGGGGCCCGG GGCCAAGCTACAGACATTGCCATCCAAGCTGAGGAAATCCTCAAACTTAAGAAACAGATCAATAGCATCTATGCCAAACACACCAAACAGAACCTGGATGTGATTG AGGCTGCAATGGAAAGAGATCGTTACATGAGCCCAGTGGAAGCCCAGGAATTTGGCATCTTAGACAAGGTGCTTGTTCATCCTCCACACGATGGTGAAGATGAGCCGGAGCTGGTACAGAAAGAGACTCCGCCTGCACCTTCTGTCTCCCCTTCCTTGGCTGAACCCTGA